The Nicotiana tomentosiformis chromosome 2, ASM39032v3, whole genome shotgun sequence genome includes the window GTTGTTAGACGGATGATAATCATCTATGCCTCAATCCCTTACGCCCCTTCGATGTAGTTTCAAACAGTGAAGTTGTTCATATCtcgcttcttctttttttctctagGGCAAAGAACAGGTTCCTTCTTTTAGTCTGAGGCTAATCAATATACCTTACCTATAAAAAGTTGAATTTCTCTATCATTTTGTGAATGAAGAGGTTGGTGTTATATGCTCATAGAAAAAATGATAAGGGGAAACGTAAAGTTTAAATGACTTATATTTTTTACAACAAAATATTTAATATAAAACATAAGGGGAGTTGTCATttgtaaaataataataataataataataataataataataataataataataataataataatgactaCTCGTTCAGAATATAGTTTGTATTCTATAATTTCCTCCTATTGCTTCAAGTTTGTATTTTTACGAATTTGACTCTTAATACTATTATAACCAATTTTGCCATATGCTAATGCTATTCTTATCAAAACAAATTTATATATCCTATGAGATTTTTCAATTTGAAAATAATCTTACTCATATGATTAatgtgaaaaataattaaattgattCTTGTCAATTCATTAATTTAAATACTTAATTATTTGTTCTCAACGTTAAaggaaataattatttttgttgatttAAATTCTTCGTATTAGCTCATCCAATTTTAAATcattaattataattataattttatctaagTTATATTATCAGagtagaaaaataataatttgatatttcACTTTTTGGATTTTCGTTTGTAGAATCATTAATGTACTTGAATCTTGTCAACCATTTAGATATTTTGTTAGTGATTTTTTCAATATTGATCGGTGCTATTTTCAATTATTATgttacaataataacaacaacaacaacaacaacaacaacccagtgaaattTCACTAGtgtggtctggggagggtagtatgtacgcagacctttttcctaccccgaagaggtagagaggttgtttccgaaagaccctagGCTCAAGAGGACAAAAAGACAAAATAAGACTATCAGTATCACCAcagaaatcataggaaaaataggaacaacatgaaatccagaagaaagatgcaaagcaaaaataaaaaaagcaaaaacaaaaatgatagctagtaaataggtctgACACTGAAACgcgaaatagtaagacacgacattgccactagctagcttagacaaaaaccctaccagacTAGTCTCACAATGGTACGAAATAAGACAaggctcaactacctcctaacctacaaccctaatactcgacctccacatcttcctatcaagtgccaTGTCTTGGGAAATCTGAAtcctcgccatgtcctgcctaatcacctctccccaatacttcttcggccgtcctctacctcttcttgtgacctccacaaccagccgctcataCATCCTTACCGAGGCATATGTGCTCCTCCTCtgtacatgcccgaaccatctgagcctcacttcccgtatcttgtcatcaatgggagccacgcacaccttctcccgaatatcaagATTTCTGAtgttatccatcctagtgtgaccgcacatccacctcaatatcctcatttctgctactctcatcttctgtatatgtgagttcttaacagcccaacactcagccccgtacatcatggccggtctaaccaccactttatagaacttacctttgaatatcagtggcactttcttgtcacacaggactccagatgctaacctctacTTCATCTATCCTACCACAatatggtgtgtgacatcctctgCGATCTTCCCTCCCCCCGGATAatcgacccaaggtacttgaagttgcctctacttgggatgacctgtgagtcaagcctcacatccatgcCTACTTCCCCctgctcagcgctgaacttacatttcaggtattccgtcttcgtcctgctcagcttgaaacccttagactcaagatcctgtctccaaacctccagcctttCGTTAACACCAGCTCACATTTCATCAATCAAAACTATGTCATCAGCGAATAGCATGTActatggcacctccccttgaatatggtgtgttaacgcgtccaacAAAAGGGCGAATAGGAACGAACTGAGCGCACAGCCTTGATGTAGCCCCATaacaaccgaaaaatgctcagagtcgccttcTACTGTCCTTACCCGTGTGTTaaccccatcatacatgtccttaatcgccataatgtaaggAGCCGATACACCCTTTGCCTCcaagcatctccagagaacttctctaggaaccttatcatatgctttctctaggtcaataaaaaCCATGTGCATGTCCTTCTTCCTATCTctgtactgttccaccaacccctaacaaggtgtatagcttttgTAGTAGAACGATCCGGCATGAACCCAAATTGGTTGTCGGAAACAGACACtgacatcctcaccctcgcttcaaccactctctcccacactttcatggtatgactcagtaatttcatatccctataattgttacaagtCTAGATATctcctttgttcttatacaacggaaccaccgtactccacctccactcatccggcatcctcttcgccTTAAGTATAACGTTGAACAAcccagtcaaccactccaaacctgctctcccaacacacttccaaaattccaccggaatatCGTTAGGCCCTGTCGCTctacccctactcatcttactcatagctcccacgacctcctccaCCTTGATGCGCCTACAGTACCTAAAGTCACGATGACTCTCGGAATGATCCAAttcacctagcacaatatcccggtCCCCTTCTTCAtttagaagtttatgaaagtaagtctgccatctcttCTTAATCTGggaatcttccatcaatactctaccatcgtcgtccttgatgcatctcacttggtccaaatcttgagccttcctctctctcaacttggccattCAGAATAGCTTCTTCTCCCCGGCTTTTTCccccagttcctcgtacatacgaccataagctgcagtcttagcctccgtgaccgccagcttagctTCCTTCCTAGcaaccttatacctctccatgcacgcacacctctcatcctcacctatgctccccactaacttcaggtacgccgctttcttcgcttccactttaccctggaccacttcattctaccaccagtctcctttgtgccctcCAGCGatgcccgtcgagacccctaacacctctcttgcAGTCTCCCTTATACAGTCTGCTGTCATTGATCACATAGTGCTCacgtcaccactgctcctccaagctcccatagcgGACAACCACCCCTCCaactcttgggctttatccttagttaaggctccccacctgattctcggtctttCTCGAGGATACCTTTTCCTCCTCTTCAACATAATACCAATGTCCATTACCAAGAGCACATGCTGCGTCATGAGTATCTCACgtggaatcaccttgcaatccttgtacaaccctctgtcacatctcctgaggaggagatactCAATTTGAGTCTTCGCCACTACATTTttaaaagtaaccaaatgctcctccctcttcggaaagatagagttcgcaatcaccaacccaaaagccttagcgaagtccaacaacgaggtacctcctccgttcctctccccaaaaccgaagcctccatgcacctcaccataaccacctgcggtcaacccaatatgaccattgaaatcccctcctatgaatagcttctTAGCAGGCGGAACCTGGTGCACAATCTCATCCAACCCCTCCAAGGAACgtcgtttaacctcctcatctaggcccgCATATGGCGCATAGGCGCTAAGGAtatttagggtgcactctccaaccaccaatttaataatcatcaatctatcattcactcatctaacctcaaccacagactctctaagttccctatccaccaagatacCCACTCCGTTCTTACCCTTCTagactcctgagtaccaaagtttatacccgtccgCGTCCCTCGCtctcgaccctacccaccttgtctcTTGGACGTACGCTATATTGACCCTTCTCTTCTGGAGGATCTTTgccaactctatagacttacTCGTCAATGTACCTATATtcaatgacccaattctcaaccagTGGACACCCTTAttccctttacctcccttgcctcccgACCCGCCCCCAACCCCCGCCCTACCTCCCGCtccccccgaggacatgacctcactcgaccatcccagaccacaACCACTATACGTAGGCAGACTAAGGGAAATCACTAACACACATAAGGCAACAACCCAAACTAGAAGAAGATAAGTTGCAACTACAGGCACACTAATACGGTGAATAAACAAATATAGACTAAGACGATAACAATTTATCTAACTATAAATTAGAGACACAGGATCAGCAAGATATGTGTAACTAAATACCCTAGACAGTGCTAATAGGGCCGAGAGCAAATACAAAGGATCTAAACAGTACAGGTGAGTCAAATAATTAAATGATCTAAGCAAATAAACAACGGCTATAGCACAATACTAGTATAGAACATACTACGAACAATGAAACAAATTTAAACAAAGTGTATCTATGACAAAGTGTAATGAGACAGGAACGTATAACCTAGTATCATCGACGGAGACGGTGGGGTCGATGGTGGTAGTCGAAGAACTGGCCGGAGTTGATGGGTAATGAATCACTTGGCTTGCAGACGGGTCTAGTTTGCATGTGACCACGACGCCGCAAACAGGCCTGAAACCTGGTTGTGGTAGTTCCCACTCGCCGGCGACCGGTCCATAGGGAACGCCGGAGTCTACTGTCTTGTTCACTCTGGAGTAAAAGAGCGCACCCCCAGCCCACACGGGGCTGGACAAGTGAAACGAGGGGGGAAGAGGACGACCGACAAAGTGTAGAAGATTAGAGAGATGTCGTCGGCGTCTCGCCGGCAGTGAGGGATGGAGAAGACAAGACGAGAAAAAGGAGAAGCGGGGTGAGAGAGATGGGGGAAGAGAGGGAGGAGGGGTGTGGGCTGATGAGGAGGAGAGTGGAGAGAGAGGGGACTTACCTGGGCGTAGGGTAGTCGCCGGCGACTGAACTAGTCGCTGGTTTTgttacaataataataacaattattattaaaaaaaataggaAGCACGAATGAAAATTCATGCACACATATGGTCTTGGATGGTCTAATTAGGATTAAAAAAGTTAACGATAAAAATTTCTTAGGTGAATGAAGTTCCTAAATAGCAGGGACTTTGCATAATTTCAAATAAGGAGTGTTTGAATAGccaatattttagttgatttgaaattcctaaatattaggaacaattataattttatccaatgtCCTATAACGGGTAAAAAAGGCAAACGATATTTCGATAGGGGTttcgtatttttaatatagtatagataatgTTGTATTATTTAATCAAAAATACCATTCGAAAATATCTAATTGTGACCGAAGGGTTAATAAATTATATCTTGTAATCAATGCTTTATTTTTTATCTGTTCGATCTGATGTAGCAATGTTATCTTTTGTACGCACGCCGAAATTTAGGTTTGTGGGTGTGGGTGCTTATTACCAATTACATCATATAAGTGGAGAACTATTTGAATGCATCATGAAAAAAGTTAAGAAGAACACTTATAGTACTAATATAATAGACGCCATAAAACTGTAATGAATTATACAACTACGAGAAAAAAGATGGATGGGTTTGTCCCTTCAGGAGGAATTGATTGTCCTCAGAAGGGTCAAACGTTAgagtcttttttctttttctttctttttgtttatAGTAGATTGGATttcgtaaaaaaataaaaaataaaacaaagtcAGCAAAAAGAAATTGGGTAAAAAAAAAATGGCTGGTGAAAACTGCAAAGTTCGAAAACGAGAAAGTAGCTTGATAAtattaggaaaaaaaaaaaagaaataatttgCTTGTGAAAAAAGGCTTTCTCGAACTCTGGCCCCCTCAACTTTCACAAATCTCGTGCACCTTTTATTGGGTGCTCGATCACCCAAATTTAATGTGTAAATCCGTCCCTAACTAGTTTGGAGTATGAGGGTTAAGCTAATTAATTTTTAAtgtgaattcgacatagaattattaaatattttaaaattaaatttacaTATTTTGAAATTATGTAAAAAGTATTATAAGTTAAAGTTGTTAGTAATTCAAAACACTTAAAAAGTATTTGCAAAAAGATGGTAAAAGAAATGTCTTTGACTTTTCCAATATTAATTGAGTCACATAAAGTAAAAAAGAGGGAACACTATGGTAAATTTTCTTGCAATACTATCCTTTAGGCAGCAACTATGTTCAGAAAGCTGCAAAATACATTGAAATCTAATGTTGTGTGTGAGGAATTAATTAAATCCGACAACAAAAAAATCAAATTGGTCTACAACATTACTTAGGGTATAGTATCTTATATCATCGTGCTGCAAGGAAAAGGGTTCAAATCAAGAAGAAACTCAAGAAATTTATCAAGATTTCTGTTAAATTTCTGGGAGCATTGGCTCAGCCAGTATCACCTTTATTGATTGTAGGAAATTGTAGCATGTATAAAACCCTTTTTTCCCAGTAATTCCAATACCAAGATATATAGGAAATATATCGAATCGGTTAGTACATGCTATTTGATCTTAAAAACTTGCCGCAAACTTAAAAAAAAGAAGGGGAAGGTTCAAATCTTGAACACCATTCGTTAACAACATGCATAAAAAAGAGAATCATATACAGAAGGATTATAAACATGAAAAGTTGAAAAACTATAAACATCTTAAAAGGAGATTATCCAAGATTTCGTTTCTTTTAGTTTCTTCAAGTAACCCCGAATTAACCAAATCTTAGGTGGTCCACGAATATGAAATATGGAATTATAATAACTCTAGTTGTGTGGATCAAGGTTTTCAAAGAAAGATTTCTAGCACAACATAGATGAAAGTATATAATGTATACGAGTGAAATCGAGCTGGGGCATCCCGGCCTCCGACAAGATAAGCCAGGCTCGAGACATGGTGGCAAGGAACCGAAATCGAGCCAAAGGTCCTACCGAGTTAGTTTCCGGGGGCACGACACCTGCCCTCGAGAATTTCGAGGTCATGATtccggaatcggtcctagccgacttcgaagaacattgtcggACAATCAAGCATAGCCAACAGga containing:
- the LOC138904630 gene encoding uncharacterized protein, translating into MAKLRERKAQDLDQVRCIKDDDGRVLMEDSQIKKRWQTYFHKLLNEEGDRDIVLGELDHSESHRDFRYCRRIKVEEVVGAMSKMSRGRATGPNDIPVEFWKCVGRAGLEWLTGLFNVILKAKRMPDEWRWSTVVPLYKNKGDI